A part of Fimbriimonadales bacterium genomic DNA contains:
- a CDS encoding protein kinase, with translation MNEQFERIGELLVKKGLVTQTTLNAALAEQHNSGKRIGEILIEKGLVTEFQVAQVLAEQYEVPLVDPSSLRPEPAALALLDPKTALTQAVLPYRFSQGELECAIADPLDVEATDHLVQLTRCRLRLFVAPRGALLEAIERAYKVEHVISETPKPPERFTDSVEKGNFSNVFWLDAFDKQLDRPVSLLVTSAKTGEVPHLYSRVRTLSRSHSIQVATVYDWFEERGYAWAVLRRIDGRLLEQIQRENGPRSVAEAAQLIASIAEALGALRVGNEPVSLVCPTNVVINDQKEVSLVPFVKPSDMYKSPEELGGLPADDRSHVFSLGVLLYECLAGVNPFYRGNREEMLDRIFTGKLQTFNSLPNAMQFVLKKCLSPDPTKRFFAPINLAQSLKSYKWLDKSAEATRTVVHTSEDRDELLRAISEPYEERKVPIWKRLFGKKVA, from the coding sequence ATGAACGAACAATTCGAGCGTATCGGGGAGTTACTCGTCAAAAAAGGGCTCGTAACTCAAACGACATTGAACGCAGCGTTAGCGGAGCAACATAACTCCGGCAAGCGCATCGGCGAAATCCTTATCGAGAAGGGGCTCGTAACCGAGTTCCAGGTAGCCCAGGTTCTCGCAGAGCAATACGAAGTACCCCTTGTCGACCCTTCCAGTCTGCGTCCTGAACCTGCTGCTCTTGCCCTGTTGGACCCAAAAACGGCACTGACTCAGGCTGTGTTGCCATATCGTTTCTCGCAAGGGGAGCTGGAATGCGCTATCGCAGACCCTTTGGATGTGGAGGCTACTGATCATTTAGTTCAACTCACCCGGTGCAGGCTACGGCTGTTCGTTGCCCCGAGAGGTGCTTTATTAGAAGCAATAGAGCGCGCTTACAAAGTCGAACATGTGATATCGGAGACACCCAAACCGCCGGAGCGATTTACTGATTCAGTGGAAAAAGGCAACTTCTCAAATGTTTTCTGGCTCGATGCATTCGACAAACAGTTAGATCGTCCTGTAAGTTTGCTGGTTACTTCTGCGAAGACTGGGGAAGTGCCTCATTTGTATTCGCGTGTTCGCACTCTTTCCCGTTCGCATTCGATTCAAGTTGCGACGGTTTATGACTGGTTCGAAGAGCGTGGGTATGCATGGGCTGTGTTGAGGAGAATCGATGGTCGTTTGTTAGAACAAATTCAACGTGAGAATGGTCCGCGTTCTGTTGCAGAGGCTGCACAGTTGATTGCGAGCATTGCGGAGGCATTAGGCGCTTTGCGTGTAGGGAACGAGCCTGTGTCGTTGGTTTGTCCGACGAATGTAGTCATCAACGACCAGAAGGAAGTTTCGTTAGTACCCTTCGTAAAGCCTTCCGATATGTATAAAAGCCCTGAAGAATTGGGGGGGCTACCTGCGGATGACCGGAGCCATGTTTTTTCGTTGGGAGTTTTGCTTTATGAATGCTTAGCAGGTGTCAATCCGTTTTATCGTGGAAATCGCGAGGAGATGCTCGACAGGATTTTTACCGGAAAATTGCAAACTTTTAATTCTCTTCCCAATGCGATGCAGTTCGTTTTGAAGAAATGTTTGTCTCCAGACCCGACGAAGCGCTTTTTTGCTCCGATTAATTTGGCTCAGTCGCTCAAGAGTTACAAATGGCTCGATAAATCTGCCGAGGCGACGCGCACCGTCGTTCATACGAGCGAGGATAGAGATGAATTGCTACGGGCGATTTCCGAGCCTTACGAAGAGCGAAAAGTACCGATATGGAAACGTTTGTTCGGAAAGAAAGTTGCTTGA
- the accD gene encoding acetyl-CoA carboxylase, carboxyltransferase subunit beta has protein sequence MQSKPEVFLRCDKCKKVLFSKEFSRNLRVCNFCGHHHRLTVEERIEITFDPDTFHELDKELRSTDPLEFPDYKEKLERGTQTTGRYDSIVRGYGKIGGHDVSAAVSDFRFMGGSMGSVAGEKITRTLEMAYQERVPAVIFTASGGARMQEGLISLMQMAKTVAACRRLSDSGIPFICVFTDPTMAGVLASYASLADIILAEPGALVGFAGARVSAQAGVSKVPDNFQTSEFNFEKGMIDKIVQRKDVRPTLIKLLDHFSNTKKERHRTYIV, from the coding sequence ATGCAAAGCAAACCGGAAGTCTTTCTACGCTGCGACAAGTGCAAAAAGGTGCTTTTCAGCAAGGAGTTTTCCCGAAATCTTCGCGTGTGCAATTTCTGCGGTCACCATCATAGGCTGACCGTCGAGGAGCGCATAGAAATCACCTTCGACCCCGATACCTTCCATGAACTCGATAAGGAACTTCGCTCGACCGACCCACTCGAATTTCCCGATTACAAAGAGAAACTCGAAAGAGGCACCCAGACCACCGGAAGGTACGACTCCATCGTTCGAGGATACGGAAAGATTGGCGGACACGATGTCTCGGCGGCAGTCTCGGACTTTCGTTTCATGGGAGGAAGCATGGGCTCCGTTGCGGGGGAGAAAATCACACGAACGTTGGAAATGGCTTATCAAGAACGCGTTCCTGCTGTCATCTTCACGGCGAGTGGGGGGGCGAGAATGCAGGAGGGTCTCATTTCCCTAATGCAAATGGCGAAAACTGTCGCCGCTTGCCGTCGCTTGAGCGATTCGGGAATACCTTTTATCTGCGTCTTTACCGATCCGACTATGGCAGGGGTTTTAGCGAGTTACGCCAGCCTCGCCGATATCATCCTCGCAGAACCCGGTGCGCTTGTCGGTTTCGCAGGTGCTCGTGTCTCTGCGCAAGCAGGGGTATCGAAAGTTCCCGACAACTTCCAAACTTCCGAGTTCAACTTCGAAAAAGGAATGATCGACAAAATTGTGCAACGCAAAGATGTTCGCCCGACGCTCATTAAACTTTTAGACCATTTCAGCAACACGAAAAAAGAAAGACACCGTACATACATCGTATAA
- a CDS encoding acetyl-CoA carboxylase carboxyltransferase subunit alpha has product MAKTWREWEKPLLELEEGIRRLRELQAKAPPDRASQLEREIQEFEKKRNAYLELKYSRIGPWERTLISRAETRPYTLDYIRAIVTDWIELHGDRRYGDDKALIGGIGKINGISFIIVGHQKGRDLKERQYRNFGMAKPEGYRKAIRLFQMADRFGFPVLSFIDTPAADPGVESESRGISQAIAEGMFVMFGLRVPTIAVIIGEGGSGGAIGIGACNRVLMLENSIYSVIPPEGCAAILWRQPAASDRAASALKLTAQHALELGIIDEIIPEAFGGAHRGPNETAANIEKAVIKHLGELSSLSPEELVANRYEKYRKMGMFEELTLTSISPPESER; this is encoded by the coding sequence ATGGCAAAAACATGGCGTGAATGGGAAAAACCGCTTTTAGAACTCGAAGAAGGCATTCGCCGCCTTCGAGAACTTCAAGCAAAAGCCCCCCCTGATCGCGCCTCACAACTCGAACGCGAAATCCAAGAATTCGAAAAAAAGCGAAACGCCTATCTCGAATTGAAATACAGCCGCATCGGCCCTTGGGAAAGAACACTCATTTCACGTGCGGAAACGAGGCCATACACTCTCGATTATATTCGTGCCATCGTTACGGACTGGATCGAATTGCACGGAGACCGCAGATATGGAGATGACAAAGCGCTTATCGGAGGAATCGGCAAAATAAACGGCATATCTTTCATAATCGTAGGACATCAAAAAGGACGGGATTTAAAAGAAAGACAATATCGAAATTTCGGAATGGCGAAACCCGAAGGATATCGGAAAGCGATTCGCCTCTTCCAAATGGCAGACCGTTTCGGTTTTCCCGTTCTCTCTTTCATTGACACGCCTGCCGCAGACCCGGGAGTAGAGAGCGAATCACGCGGAATCAGCCAAGCGATTGCAGAGGGAATGTTCGTAATGTTCGGACTGCGCGTCCCGACGATTGCAGTGATTATCGGCGAGGGAGGAAGCGGGGGGGCTATAGGTATCGGTGCTTGCAATCGAGTCCTCATGCTCGAAAACTCGATTTATTCCGTGATACCGCCTGAAGGATGCGCCGCGATTCTGTGGCGACAACCCGCAGCGAGCGACCGCGCCGCATCTGCCTTGAAACTCACAGCGCAACACGCATTGGAATTGGGAATTATAGACGAAATCATCCCGGAGGCATTCGGGGGGGCGCATCGAGGTCCCAACGAAACCGCCGCAAATATCGAAAAAGCAGTAATCAAACACCTCGGCGAACTCTCCTCCCTCTCCCCCGAGGAACTAGTAGCGAACCGCTACGAAAAGTATCGCAAAATGGGTATGTTCGAGGAATTGACTCTCACTTCTATCTCCCCCCCGGAATCCGAACGGTAA
- a CDS encoding SIMPL domain-containing protein (The SIMPL domain is named for its presence in mouse protein SIMPL (signalling molecule that associates with mouse pelle-like kinase). Bacterial member BP26, from Brucella, was shown to assemble into a channel-like structure, while YggE from E. coli has been associated with resistance to oxidative stress.) — protein sequence MKTYILLLITFLFVSGCQTPQNPVAATFQNEEGIRVFGTAIVRAEPDIATVNLGYVGTSATASAAHAQGNTVMRKVLDAIRAKGIEDDDIRTVEYSLHRTQQTPSGRVVWTIRNVAEIRVHDLDKLPDVIDTAVSAGANYVGNVQYTVEKLEDLRSKARKEAIEVAKRKAEEMASLLGVKVGKPKHISEAAPYYDYGLAAQRVIETPEAVTSGTELSAGRATVQLRVDVLFEIE from the coding sequence ATGAAAACATATATTCTTCTCCTAATAACATTCCTCTTCGTATCCGGTTGTCAAACTCCGCAGAACCCAGTTGCAGCGACCTTTCAAAATGAAGAAGGGATTCGGGTTTTCGGAACCGCAATCGTGCGCGCAGAACCCGATATCGCTACAGTTAACCTCGGTTACGTCGGAACGAGTGCAACAGCATCTGCCGCTCACGCCCAAGGCAACACCGTAATGCGAAAAGTGTTGGATGCGATTCGAGCGAAAGGCATCGAAGACGACGACATTCGCACCGTCGAATATTCACTCCATCGCACGCAACAAACTCCTTCAGGAAGAGTCGTTTGGACAATCCGAAATGTTGCAGAAATACGCGTTCATGACCTCGATAAACTCCCCGATGTCATAGACACCGCAGTCTCCGCCGGTGCGAATTACGTCGGAAACGTGCAGTACACCGTAGAAAAGTTGGAAGATTTACGAAGTAAAGCGCGCAAAGAAGCAATAGAGGTCGCAAAACGTAAAGCGGAAGAAATGGCTTCACTGCTGGGTGTCAAAGTCGGTAAACCGAAACACATATCGGAAGCCGCTCCCTATTACGATTACGGACTTGCAGCGCAGCGCGTAATCGAAACTCCGGAAGCAGTAACCTCGGGCACAGAACTAAGTGCAGGTAGAGCAACAGTCCAACTTCGCGTGGATGTTCTTTTTGAAATTGAATGA